Genomic window (Elusimicrobiota bacterium):
GCTGGCGCAGATGGTGGTCTTGTCCACCTGCAGCCGCTTCGAGCTCTACGCCTGCTCCGGCAATCCCGCGGCCCCGGACATGGTTTCAGCCTGGTTTGAGCAAAGAGGCGGGCGGGAGGCGGACCCCTTCATTTCCAAGCGCGCCGGAGAGGAGGCCCTGCTTCATTTATTCCGCGTCGCGGCGGGGCTTGAGTCCTGGATCCTGGGGGAGAGCGAGATCCTGGCGCAAGTCAAGAAGGCCTACCATGAGGCGGCCTCGACCGGCCGGACCGGGCCCGAGATCAACCGCATTTTCCAGAGCGCGATCGCCGCCGGCAAGGAGGTTCGGACCCGGACCGCGATCCAGAATGGAATCCGGTCCATAGGAGGGGCCGTGGCCCTCCTGGCGGGAAGGATTTTCGGCCCGGAGCGGAGCGGACAGGCGGTGGTGTTCGGGGCTGGAGAAGCCGCCGAGGCGGCGATTCGGCATCTGGCCGCCAAGAATTTCAGCCGGATCGCGGTCGCCAACCGGACGCTGGGCAAGGCCGAGGAGCTGGCCCTGCGCTTCTCGGGCCGCGCTGTCGCCTTCGAGGCGGGGCTCGAGATGCTGGCCGAGGCCGATGTCGCGGTGTTCTCGACCTCCTGCCCCAGCCCTTTCGTGGAGCCTTCGTGGCTCAAGCTTAAGCTGGCCCGGCGCAAGAAGCCTCTTTTCCTCATCGATCTAGGCTTGCCCCGCAACGTAAATCCCGAATGTGCTAGGCTTTCAGGCGTCTACCTATACGATCTGGACGACTTGAGGGGGGTGGTCGCAAAAAGCATGGAGCGAAAGGAGGACAGCGCCAAACAGGCTCAAGTCATCGTCGAGGGCGCGGCGGCCAAATGCCTGGAGCAGTTTGCCAAGGCGCGGGCCCTGCGCGCCCGCGAAGAGGTGGTGTCATGAATCCAATTCGAGCCGGGTTTGTCGTTCTGGCCGTCGCGGTCCTGGCGGAGGCCGCGTTCTCCCCCGAGCAGCTTAAGGCCAAGTATTACTACGACCTCGGGCCGGGTCAAGTGGACGTGTCCTCCTATCCCGAGGCCCAGAGAGCCAATTACGCGGTCTTCTCCAAGACCTGCTCCCAGTGCCACACCTTGGCCCGGCCCATCAACTCGCCGATAAAGTATCGGCGGGACTGGAACCGCTACGTCGAGCGCATGCATGCCAGATCCAGCGGCGCGGGCAAGCCTTTCGCGCGGGAGGATACCAAGGCCATCGTTGATTTCCTTTCGTACGATTCCCGCGTCCGCAAGATCGGAAGGCGGGCCGAGTTCGAGGAGAGATCGGCCTTCCTCAAGAAGCTATTTGAGGAGGTCCTCGCCGCCCGGCGCAAGGCTGAGGAGGAATCCAACCTGAAAAAGGCTCGGCCCTATTTCGATCCGGCGTCGGTGACGCCGCGGGAACAATGAAGAAGCCCAATGGGCAGTGCGGCTCGGCCCCGCTCTGCAAGCTGCGGGGCTGGCTCGAAGGCCAGGGCCTGCCCGGCCCGGTCGCGGGGAGGATTGCCTCGAACTGGCGGTCCAACCGCTATGTCCGCGGCAACATCCTCTTTTACCAGGACAACAATCCCCTGGCGCTTTTCTTCATCTGCTCGGGCCGCGTCAAGCTCGTGCGCACGGACAAGGCCGGGCATTCGCAGATCATACGCATCATACGCGGGCCGGGCCTAGCCGGAGAGCGCGCCTTGGTCTGCGGGCAGCCTTACGCCGCGACGGCGGAGGTCATGGAGGAGTCCCACGCGTGCTTCATAGACTCCGGGCGCTTCACCCAGCTTTGGCAGGCCTATCCGGATCTGGCGCGGTTTATCGCCCGGACTTTGGCCGGCCGCTTGGGGGAGTCCGAGGACTTCGTGAGCAACCTCTCCGGTTCGACCGTGCGCGAAAGGCTGGCCAAGGCCTTGGCCCTGCAAGCGCAAGCCCAGGGCGACTCCCTGGCGACTTTCATGCTGACCGAGTCCCGGCAGGAGCTGGCCGAGCTCCTGGGAACCTCCCCGGAGGTCGTGAGCAGGACCTTGGCGGAGCTGGCGCGCAAGAGGATGATCTCCCTTCAAGGGCGGCGCGTGCGGGTTCTTGACGAGGCCCGCCTGAGGGCGGCCGCCAGGCTTACCCCAAGGCTGGATGACTTAAATCAAATTCCAGGCTGCCGGACGTCATCGCGGCTTTTCTCCGTGATTGCCAAAATGAACGAGAAGCTAAAAGGAGAATCAGATGACCATCCACCCCGCTAGACGTCTCTTGCACAACCTTCGCCGGTTGACGTTCCTGGCGGTCATAGGATCGGCTTGGGCCATCGTCGCGTGGGCCCAGCAGCCGGAAACGGCGAGCCCGGCCCCTGCCGCGGCGCCCGCCGAGACAGAGAAAGTCTCGGCGCCGGCATTCGTCGGCGCGGCGACCTGCCTGTCCTGCCACGCCGACCGCGAGAATTTCAAGGAGAACATTCATGCCAAGGCCTGGCCCAAGGCCAAGGGCATTGAATTCGAGAAATCCTGCGAGACCTGCCATGGTCCCGGCGGGGCCCACGCGGCCGGGGACGTCGCCGCTATTTTCAACCCGGCCAAGGCGGCGGGCGCCAAGGCCTCTGCCGCCTGTCTTTCCTGCCATGCGGGCGATAAGCAAAGGCTGTTTTGGTCCAACAGCGCCCATGACCGCAAGGGCTCGGACTGCCTGAGCTGTCACAAGATGCACGGCTCGCACGACAGGCTCCTAAAGAAGGAGACGGAGTTGGAGACTTGCGCTTCCTGCCACCGCGACGTAAACGCGGCCCTGCACAAGCGTTCCAAGCACCCTCTAAGGGACTCCTCGATGCCGGACGGCCAGGGCAAGATGGCCTGCTCCTCGTGCCACAATCCCCACGGCTCCCAGAGCGAGAAGCTCATCGCCGGCAAGTCGGTCAACGACAAGTGCTTCGAGTGCCACGCCGAGAAAAAGGCGCCCATGCTCTGGGAACACGGACCGGTCAAGGAGGACTGCCTCATCTGCCACACTCCCCACGGCTCTTCCAATAACAAGCTCTTGGTCACGAAGGTGCCCCGGCTTTGCCAGCAATGCCACATGCAGGGCCGCCACCAGTCGGGAACCTTGGCCGGAAACTCTGTCTATGCCGTGGGCCGCTCCTGCTTGAACTGCCATTCCATGGTCCACGGATCCAACCACCCTTCGGGCGCCGTTCTGCAAAGGTAAAAGGAGAACCTATGAGAATCAGAAAAGCCGTCCAAGCGGGACTTCTCGCGGTGCTCGTTCCCGGCGCGCAGGCCGGGATGATTGACTTCGCGGGCGGCAAGACGGCGGCCGGGTTGGACCTGGGCGGGCGCAGGGTCAGCGTGCTGGGCTCCAAGGAGAAGTTCCAGGAGTACCGAGACATGCGCGACGGCTTTCTCGTCAACGACTTGCGGCTCAAGGCCGAGGCGGCAGATAGCCCCTTCTTCCTCGACTTCAAGGCCCGCAACGCCACTCGGGCCGACGAGAATTACCGGATCGAGGTCGGCAGCTACGGAGGCTTCAAGGCGGAGGCTTCCTTCGACAGAACCCTCCATAATTTTAGCCAAGGCACCTTCATCTTGAGCGGGGCTGGAACTGGCAATCTCCCAATCGCGAATCAAATCCAAGCAGGGGCCCAGGCCTCGGAGCAAACTCGGGCCGAGCGCGGCGGGGTGCCGACCACGGATACGACGGGAGAGGATATCCAGCAGCAGGCAATCATTCGCAGCGTTCTCTCGGCCACGGATCCGACCTCTTTTAGGCTGGACCGCGAAAAGGGAACATTGGGCCTGGAATTCAAGCCTTCGCGGGACGGCAAGGCCTGGGTCAAGGTCACCGACGAGAGGCGCCGGGGCCTGCGCCAGATCGGCGCGGGCACCTACGAGCGCTACGCCCAGGGCGCGGCGGGGCTGGCGCACACCGAGGACCAGTTCTTCGTCTCGGGCATGGAGCTGGCCGATCCCATCAGCTATCAAACCACGGCCATAAACGCCGGGGCCGGGGTCTACAAGAAGGCCTGGTCCGCGGACCTCGAGTACACCTTCACAAAATTCGAGGACAACACGGCCTCCTTAATATGGGCCAATCCCTTCCGGAACACCGACGCTACCGCGACCAACAACGCGGACGTGGCCAACAACAACGCCTACAACCGCGGGCGCTTTACGAGAGGGCAGATGTCCCTGGCCCCATCGAGCCAATCCCATGAAGTGGCGGCCTCCGGTTCGTTGGAGCTTCCCATGAAGAGCCGCTTAAGCGCGAGCGCGGGTTTGGGGCTGACCACCCAAAATACGAGCTTGCTGCCGTACACGCTCAACTCGGCCATGGCCGGGGTGGGAGGCGCGCCGGCCAATATTACCGATCCCTCCATTCTGCCGGCTTCCCGTTTCAACGGGGACGTGCGCACCCTCACTGGGAGCTTGGCGCTCACGAGCAAACCCAGCGAGCGCCTTGGCACTTCCATTAGGTATCATTACTACGATTATGCCAATCGCTCGGATCAGGTGCTTTTCCCTGGTTACGCGGCTTTCGGCGAGTCCTATTGGAGAACAGTGAGAAACGACAAGAACCAGCCCGTCTACAACGACGTGGGCTCCTATACCCGTCACAGTAGCGAGCTCGGCGCGGACTACGAGGTTACCCAGCCCCTGTCGGTCAGTGCCGAGACCTTTTGGGACCGATGGGATTACCGGGGCATGCGCCTTGACAGCACAGATGAGTTGGGCGCCGGAGCGGGCCTGGCCTATCATGCGGGCAACTCGTCGCGCTGGCATGCCGGGTACCGCCTCTCTCGGCGCACGGTGACGGGCTACACGACTGGCAATACGCCCGTGAACCCGGAGGCCGTGGGCCTGAGCAACTACAATTGGGCCGATCGCAAGCGCCAGAAAGCCAACCTCGGGGTGGCCGTAACCCCCAGCGACACGTTCTCTTTCGGCTTGGACGGCCAATTCCAGAACGACGACCTCGGAGCCGGAGACCGCTTCGGCCTAAAGAATCAGCGGTCCATCATAGCCAGCCTCGACGCCAGCTACGAGCCCTCGGAGAGGATGACCGTGTCCTTGGACTACAGTCGGGAGCTGCGCAACAGCCGCATGCAGAACGCGGCCAAGGACGACGCCTTCAACGTCGCGGCCAGCGCCTTGGATGACGCTTTCCAGGGAGACAACTTCAACCCCTTCAATTACTGGAACACGGAGATCGCCGAGACGGTGGACACCGTGGGGCTGGAGCTCGCCTTGAAACCCGCCGAGAAATGGGATTGCGGGGTCGGCTACTCGTTCTCCTACAGCCAGATGGAGTTCGACAATACCAATCCCAACGCCGATATGGTCGTGGGAGCGGGATACGGCAACGGGGCCAAGCTTCTTAACGGGGTCGCCAAGGCCTGGCCGGCCGTGGTCAGCCGCCTGCATGAGGCGCGTTTGAGAGCTTCCTACCAGATTCTTAAGGATATGCGCGTGGGGATGAATTACCTCTTCGAGAACTACATGCTCAACGACTTCGCAAACACCGGGGCCTATCTTGCGGGTTCCACGCCGGAGAACAGCACCCGCTATGTCTGGGCCGGCGCCACCCAGTTCAACTACACGGCGCATGCCTTGGGCGCCTACTTGGCATGGAAGTTTTAGGAGAAGCCCGGCATGATGTTTCCGAGCTGCCTCGACTGCTCGTGGTGCGCACTGCGGGCCGGAAGCTACGGGAGCGTCGGCTACTGGTGCCGCGTCACCCGCAAGGGAGTCTTGTCGGCGCTGGTCGGGCGTCAGTCGTGCCCGCGCTTCGCGCGGTTGGGGCGCAAGTCAACGGATAATTAGGAGGCAACAATGAAAAGCATCCTCTTCATGGCTTTGATATCGGGCGCGTACGCGGCGGACCCGGCCCCCGCGGCCAAGGGCCCGGACGCGGTCAAGCTCTACGCCGCCAAGTGCGCCGGCTGCCACGGCAAGGACGCCAAGGGGAGTAAGATGTTCAAGCTGGACCTGGTCGCGTCCGCCGCGGGAAAATCGGAGACGGATCTCTCCAAGGCGATCGCCGAGGGCAAGAATAAAATGCCGGCCTTCAAGGGCAAACTCAAGGACGCGGAGATAGGCGCGCTCGCTTCTTATGTGCGCTCCTTGTCTCCCGTCCCTGCTCCCAAGGCGCAGTAGGCTTATGGAAAATGAGGGGTGTCCCTGCGCGGGGCGGGACGGCGG
Coding sequences:
- a CDS encoding DmsE family decaheme c-type cytochrome, translated to MTIHPARRLLHNLRRLTFLAVIGSAWAIVAWAQQPETASPAPAAAPAETEKVSAPAFVGAATCLSCHADRENFKENIHAKAWPKAKGIEFEKSCETCHGPGGAHAAGDVAAIFNPAKAAGAKASAACLSCHAGDKQRLFWSNSAHDRKGSDCLSCHKMHGSHDRLLKKETELETCASCHRDVNAALHKRSKHPLRDSSMPDGQGKMACSSCHNPHGSQSEKLIAGKSVNDKCFECHAEKKAPMLWEHGPVKEDCLICHTPHGSSNNKLLVTKVPRLCQQCHMQGRHQSGTLAGNSVYAVGRSCLNCHSMVHGSNHPSGAVLQR
- the hemA gene encoding glutamyl-tRNA reductase; translated protein: MPSPGETFFETGLNHLSAPVGCRERLACAQSLQQSLARLRAEAELAQMVVLSTCSRFELYACSGNPAAPDMVSAWFEQRGGREADPFISKRAGEEALLHLFRVAAGLESWILGESEILAQVKKAYHEAASTGRTGPEINRIFQSAIAAGKEVRTRTAIQNGIRSIGGAVALLAGRIFGPERSGQAVVFGAGEAAEAAIRHLAAKNFSRIAVANRTLGKAEELALRFSGRAVAFEAGLEMLAEADVAVFSTSCPSPFVEPSWLKLKLARRKKPLFLIDLGLPRNVNPECARLSGVYLYDLDDLRGVVAKSMERKEDSAKQAQVIVEGAAAKCLEQFAKARALRAREEVVS
- a CDS encoding cytochrome c, giving the protein MKSILFMALISGAYAADPAPAAKGPDAVKLYAAKCAGCHGKDAKGSKMFKLDLVASAAGKSETDLSKAIAEGKNKMPAFKGKLKDAEIGALASYVRSLSPVPAPKAQ
- a CDS encoding Crp/Fnr family transcriptional regulator encodes the protein MKKPNGQCGSAPLCKLRGWLEGQGLPGPVAGRIASNWRSNRYVRGNILFYQDNNPLALFFICSGRVKLVRTDKAGHSQIIRIIRGPGLAGERALVCGQPYAATAEVMEESHACFIDSGRFTQLWQAYPDLARFIARTLAGRLGESEDFVSNLSGSTVRERLAKALALQAQAQGDSLATFMLTESRQELAELLGTSPEVVSRTLAELARKRMISLQGRRVRVLDEARLRAAARLTPRLDDLNQIPGCRTSSRLFSVIAKMNEKLKGESDDHPPR
- a CDS encoding MtrB/PioB family outer membrane beta-barrel protein — its product is MRIRKAVQAGLLAVLVPGAQAGMIDFAGGKTAAGLDLGGRRVSVLGSKEKFQEYRDMRDGFLVNDLRLKAEAADSPFFLDFKARNATRADENYRIEVGSYGGFKAEASFDRTLHNFSQGTFILSGAGTGNLPIANQIQAGAQASEQTRAERGGVPTTDTTGEDIQQQAIIRSVLSATDPTSFRLDREKGTLGLEFKPSRDGKAWVKVTDERRRGLRQIGAGTYERYAQGAAGLAHTEDQFFVSGMELADPISYQTTAINAGAGVYKKAWSADLEYTFTKFEDNTASLIWANPFRNTDATATNNADVANNNAYNRGRFTRGQMSLAPSSQSHEVAASGSLELPMKSRLSASAGLGLTTQNTSLLPYTLNSAMAGVGGAPANITDPSILPASRFNGDVRTLTGSLALTSKPSERLGTSIRYHYYDYANRSDQVLFPGYAAFGESYWRTVRNDKNQPVYNDVGSYTRHSSELGADYEVTQPLSVSAETFWDRWDYRGMRLDSTDELGAGAGLAYHAGNSSRWHAGYRLSRRTVTGYTTGNTPVNPEAVGLSNYNWADRKRQKANLGVAVTPSDTFSFGLDGQFQNDDLGAGDRFGLKNQRSIIASLDASYEPSERMTVSLDYSRELRNSRMQNAAKDDAFNVAASALDDAFQGDNFNPFNYWNTEIAETVDTVGLELALKPAEKWDCGVGYSFSYSQMEFDNTNPNADMVVGAGYGNGAKLLNGVAKAWPAVVSRLHEARLRASYQILKDMRVGMNYLFENYMLNDFANTGAYLAGSTPENSTRYVWAGATQFNYTAHALGAYLAWKF